From the Spiroplasma chrysopicola DF-1 genome, one window contains:
- a CDS encoding ABC transporter permease translates to MKNLVKEATRGFTKKITQLIGLILFIITAVMTFTALFSAVFQVQNGINNLAKQSGSYDYEINLTSLYVDNNVIKKGDNEINLANRTFLEFFYDSTAIDNLELNFNTIKSDLGKLECSKDDGLCQWTKAPSYLNPSTGTAAFTTLAKNFNQNLESLLLSYLFNNQGKSFLESNNLSAQIAFSLNYQFVIKDLSAQNQYFNATPIAKNFDEMYYGDDWMNLNMFTSSFNRVYDSYHQKVVNNTPTRTVYLTQQYGQYKNLAVGDSFNLLDSVGLQYQIKGWASRYSTIYPNLASLAVIANQKESVSLKNGSLLFLNDDDYNQIKYNFGTGTEIMTAFIKMEGSPNFAQKTEVLSNLLSKNFISPDNAIFDFNSTYAGDTVMLANTTFIIDGSIAFACSIIIIFIIAFFIKKDIHMQKKQIGVLKALGYGRHQLSIVFIINIALATLIGCLIGWVLSMPFQMYFTASNLYSIGISLTLFYFNPLIFIITILVIPLCFAILAFIISYSLLKNSALDLIYDLKATNLHVRYKKVKKAKRYYHLGLSFNAHLSFTFALKSLGKWIMVMVVLAFASFLLIFQLDADVMAQKFVKDSFRYFKDDIKSYLIASYDQQEIAVQSQNKESYQWINQDQVEQYYHQADILEDSTKFNFPNPLTCLMTLTSTGKGCGDFLNIIGNINKTDYHSKIRVVDGKYPYLSSQTVEALVDYQMLGNNGQLVNGWNRIKEMLENPLYQEILINQGNLTKGDIQAAIGVVNLIRNIKTLTDGNYPDVYFGPYMVYNPKYDFPYISSPARWQASDVANAKNPITRLGLVGLSNNRSEREQLFNFKSKKLSLDDLQEQVFGYDINPNPLQISDLNKAINEPIPVILSTRLYQAMQAQPGQIFTLKAQITNTIGYVPIAFKIVGDNLGDINSANIYMNKNSLVRVMNQWVKITGKGEIFDDNNYNNAIASKKSKNGSVLQPYRIISSYSLTNNYDFTMYNEQKKLDPTRVADLRANLKVLNNFNRIFPFDMLRESYQEGMKTVSEILTVLEGLTILIVALILAVLIGMVLDENRRTILTMKVLGYPTHKIILIVLGFYFFAILIGYAASFGLAQIAWWIILKVLFMQNGLLIIPEFSLSVVLYASLAIGIILCTIVSLGIWQIKRNALTNITMY, encoded by the coding sequence ATGAAAAATTTAGTTAAAGAAGCAACACGAGGTTTTACAAAAAAAATTACCCAATTAATCGGGTTAATTCTTTTTATTATCACAGCAGTAATGACATTTACGGCATTATTTTCTGCTGTTTTTCAAGTTCAAAACGGAATTAATAACTTAGCAAAACAAAGTGGAAGTTATGACTATGAAATAAACTTAACAAGTTTATATGTTGATAATAATGTTATTAAAAAAGGTGATAATGAGATTAATCTTGCCAACCGAACTTTTTTGGAATTTTTTTATGACTCAACAGCAATTGATAATTTAGAATTAAATTTTAATACCATTAAAAGTGATCTTGGAAAATTAGAATGTAGTAAAGATGATGGGCTTTGTCAATGAACAAAAGCACCAAGTTATTTAAATCCAAGCACTGGAACAGCAGCTTTTACAACTTTAGCGAAAAATTTTAATCAAAATTTAGAAAGCCTTTTATTAAGTTATCTTTTTAACAATCAAGGGAAAAGTTTTTTAGAAAGTAATAATCTTAGTGCTCAAATCGCTTTTAGTTTAAATTATCAATTTGTAATCAAAGATTTATCAGCTCAAAATCAATATTTTAATGCAACACCAATCGCTAAAAATTTTGATGAGATGTATTATGGTGATGATTGAATGAATTTAAATATGTTTACAAGTTCATTTAATCGTGTCTATGATTCATATCATCAAAAAGTTGTTAATAATACTCCGACCCGAACAGTTTATTTAACCCAACAATATGGTCAGTATAAAAATTTAGCGGTCGGAGATAGCTTTAATCTTTTAGATAGTGTAGGGTTGCAATATCAAATTAAAGGTTGGGCAAGTCGTTATAGCACAATCTATCCAAATTTGGCTAGTCTAGCAGTAATTGCTAATCAAAAAGAGAGTGTTAGTTTAAAGAATGGTTCGTTGTTATTTTTAAATGATGATGATTATAATCAAATTAAGTATAACTTTGGAACAGGGACCGAAATTATGACAGCTTTTATCAAAATGGAAGGTAGTCCTAATTTTGCCCAAAAAACAGAAGTTTTAAGTAACTTATTAAGTAAGAATTTTATTTCCCCCGATAATGCAATTTTTGATTTTAATTCAACTTATGCTGGGGATACTGTGATGTTAGCAAATACAACTTTTATTATTGATGGTTCAATTGCCTTTGCGTGTTCAATTATAATTATCTTTATTATTGCTTTTTTTATTAAAAAAGATATTCATATGCAGAAAAAACAAATTGGGGTCTTAAAAGCATTAGGATATGGTCGCCATCAATTATCGATTGTTTTTATTATTAATATTGCTTTGGCCACTTTAATTGGATGTTTAATTGGTTGAGTCCTTTCAATGCCATTTCAAATGTATTTTACAGCTTCTAATCTTTATAGTATCGGAATTTCATTAACATTATTTTACTTTAATCCGTTAATTTTTATCATCACAATTTTAGTTATTCCGCTTTGCTTTGCGATTTTAGCTTTTATTATTTCATATTCGCTTTTAAAAAATTCAGCATTAGATTTAATTTATGATTTAAAAGCCACAAATCTACATGTGCGCTATAAAAAGGTTAAAAAAGCAAAACGCTATTACCATTTAGGGTTATCTTTTAATGCTCATTTATCATTTACATTTGCCTTGAAATCCCTTGGAAAATGAATTATGGTAATGGTTGTTTTAGCTTTTGCCTCGTTCTTATTAATTTTTCAACTTGATGCTGATGTTATGGCCCAAAAATTTGTTAAAGATTCTTTCCGTTATTTTAAAGACGACATTAAATCTTATTTAATTGCTTCATATGATCAGCAAGAAATAGCAGTTCAATCTCAAAACAAAGAAAGTTATCAGTGAATAAATCAAGATCAAGTCGAACAATATTATCATCAAGCTGATATTTTAGAAGATTCAACCAAATTTAATTTCCCTAATCCCTTAACTTGTTTAATGACTTTGACAAGTACTGGTAAGGGGTGTGGAGATTTTTTAAATATTATCGGAAATATTAATAAAACAGATTATCATAGTAAAATTCGTGTTGTTGATGGAAAATACCCTTATTTATCTTCCCAAACGGTTGAAGCTCTTGTTGATTATCAAATGCTAGGCAATAATGGCCAACTAGTTAATGGTTGAAATAGGATTAAAGAAATGTTAGAAAATCCCCTTTATCAAGAAATTTTAATTAACCAGGGGAATTTAACGAAGGGAGATATTCAAGCAGCAATTGGGGTGGTTAATTTAATTCGTAATATTAAAACCTTGACTGATGGAAATTATCCGGATGTCTATTTTGGCCCTTATATGGTTTATAATCCTAAGTATGATTTTCCCTACATTTCAAGTCCAGCGCGCTGACAGGCAAGCGATGTTGCTAATGCTAAAAATCCAATTACAAGGTTAGGATTAGTTGGCCTTTCCAATAACCGTTCAGAACGTGAACAATTATTTAATTTTAAATCAAAAAAATTATCATTAGATGATTTGCAAGAACAAGTCTTTGGTTATGATATTAATCCAAACCCATTGCAAATTAGTGATTTAAATAAGGCAATAAATGAACCAATTCCAGTCATTTTATCAACAAGGTTATATCAAGCTATGCAAGCGCAGCCGGGTCAAATATTTACCTTAAAAGCCCAAATTACTAATACAATTGGTTATGTTCCGATTGCATTTAAAATTGTTGGGGATAACTTAGGTGATATTAATTCAGCTAATATTTATATGAACAAAAACTCTTTAGTTCGAGTAATGAATCAATGAGTAAAAATTACTGGCAAAGGGGAAATCTTTGATGATAACAATTACAATAATGCAATTGCTTCAAAAAAAAGTAAGAATGGGAGTGTCTTACAACCATATCGAATTATTTCTTCTTATTCATTAACAAATAATTATGATTTTACAATGTACAATGAACAGAAAAAATTAGATCCAACCCGAGTTGCTGATTTAAGGGCTAATTTAAAAGTTTTAAATAATTTTAATCGTATTTTTCCCTTTGATATGCTCCGAGAAAGTTATCAAGAGGGAATGAAGACGGTTAGTGAAATCCTAACGGTCTTAGAAGGTTTAACTATTTTAATTGTTGCCCTGATTTTGGCTGTTTTAATTGGGATGGTGTTAGATGAAAATCGCCGAACGATTCTAACAATGAAAGTATTAGGATATCCAACGCATAAAATTATTTTAATTGTTTTAGGATTTTACTTTTTTGCGATTTTAATAGGTTATGCTGCCAGCTTTGGTCTAGCTCAAATTGCCTGGTGAATTATTTTAAAAGTTTTATTTATGCAGAATGGTTTATTAATTATTCCAGAATTTTCCTTATCAGTTGTTCTATATGCTAGTTTAGCGATTGGAATTATTTTGTGTACAATTGTCAGTTTAGGAATTTGGCAAATTAAACGCAATGCTTTAACTAATATTACTATGTATTAA
- the mutM gene encoding DNA-formamidopyrimidine glycosylase — translation MPELPEVETVRKILLKNLKGRTITDCLIFWNKIIKTDNPETFREKVIGQTINDVERMGKHLLIILNDYVLISHLRMEGKYYFNQKDDDGEWKHIMVIFELDGEMQLRYHDTRKFGTMHLYDKVNYLTNPPLNKLGLEPFDQNITVAYLKKYWANKNQPIKTTLLEQNVIVGIGNIYANEILFASKLHPGEKTKNLDDQDYQNIIDNTRAVLTQAIAAGGTTIATYHPEPGIDGKFVNELQVHGQAKKACPLCATTILKIFINGRGTYYCPDCQKLK, via the coding sequence ATGCCAGAATTACCAGAAGTTGAAACGGTTCGTAAAATTTTATTAAAAAATCTCAAAGGACGAACAATTACAGATTGTTTAATTTTTTGAAATAAGATTATTAAAACCGATAATCCGGAAACTTTCCGGGAAAAAGTGATTGGCCAAACAATTAATGATGTTGAACGAATGGGGAAGCATCTTTTAATTATTTTAAATGACTATGTTTTAATTAGTCATTTACGAATGGAAGGGAAATATTATTTTAACCAAAAAGACGATGATGGTGAGTGAAAACATATCATGGTTATTTTTGAATTGGATGGGGAAATGCAATTGCGTTATCATGATACCCGTAAATTTGGAACAATGCATTTATATGATAAAGTTAATTATTTAACAAACCCGCCATTAAATAAATTAGGATTAGAACCGTTTGATCAAAATATTACTGTTGCATATTTAAAAAAATACTGAGCTAATAAAAATCAACCAATTAAAACAACCTTGTTAGAACAAAATGTTATTGTTGGGATTGGTAATATTTATGCTAATGAAATTTTATTTGCGTCAAAACTTCATCCTGGGGAAAAAACAAAAAATCTTGACGACCAAGATTATCAAAATATTATCGATAATACTCGAGCTGTTTTAACCCAAGCGATTGCTGCGGGAGGAACAACCATTGCTACATATCATCCTGAACCAGGAATTGATGGTAAATTTGTTAATGAATTACAAGTCCATGGTCAAGCAAAAAAAGCTTGTCCACTTTGTGCAACAACAATTTTAAAAATATTTATTAATGGTCGGGGAACGTATTATTGCCCTGATTGTCAAAAATTAAAATAA
- the fba gene encoding class II fructose-1,6-bisphosphate aldolase: MARIYHSRLVNASGIVDKAHKGKYAVGHFNINNLEWTKSLLEAAQASNTSIILGASEGAIKYMGGYKVVASLVNELLDALQITVPVALHLDHGQTVESCKKAIDAGFSSVMYDGSHHPFEENLSNTKEVLLYAKHYEVSVEAEIGTIGGEEDGVVGTGEIADPKEATIMVATGIDFLAAGIGNIHGPYPAGWKGLNFEALEQIQAAAKLGMVLHGGSGIPKEQVIHAISLGISKINVNTELQIAFAQATRKYIEAGKDLPENGKGFDPRKLLKPGCDAIKDTFNELTEWFGSKGKA, encoded by the coding sequence ATGGCAAGAATATATCATTCAAGATTAGTGAATGCAAGTGGGATTGTAGATAAAGCGCATAAAGGGAAATATGCTGTTGGACATTTTAATATTAATAACTTAGAGTGAACAAAATCATTATTAGAAGCAGCCCAAGCAAGTAATACATCAATTATTTTAGGAGCTTCAGAAGGAGCAATTAAATACATGGGAGGGTATAAAGTTGTTGCTAGCTTAGTAAATGAATTACTAGACGCATTACAAATTACCGTTCCTGTAGCGTTACATTTAGACCATGGTCAAACTGTAGAAAGTTGTAAAAAAGCAATTGATGCTGGATTCTCATCAGTAATGTATGATGGAAGTCATCATCCATTTGAAGAAAACTTGAGTAATACAAAAGAAGTATTATTATATGCAAAACACTATGAAGTTTCAGTTGAAGCGGAAATTGGAACAATTGGTGGAGAAGAAGATGGAGTTGTTGGGACAGGGGAAATCGCTGATCCAAAAGAAGCAACAATTATGGTTGCAACTGGAATTGATTTTTTAGCAGCTGGAATTGGGAACATTCATGGACCATATCCAGCAGGATGAAAAGGATTAAATTTTGAAGCCTTAGAACAAATTCAAGCAGCAGCAAAACTTGGAATGGTGTTACACGGGGGAAGTGGAATTCCAAAAGAACAAGTAATTCATGCAATTTCATTAGGAATTAGTAAAATTAATGTTAATACAGAATTACAAATCGCTTTTGCGCAGGCAACAAGAAAATATATTGAAGCAGGAAAAGACTTACCAGAAAATGGAAAAGGATTTGATCCACGTAAATTATTAAAACCAGGTTGTGACGCAATTAAAGATACTTTTAATGAATTAACTGAATGATTTGGAAGCAAAGGGAAAGCCTAG
- the polA gene encoding DNA polymerase I, which produces MNKILLIDGNSLIFRAFYATAYSGEMLKSLDGTPTNAVYAFANMLNKILKDNNYYSVVVAFDKGKVNFRHDLITDYKAGRSKAPEELVQQFPIVKEFLDSYQIPYLEKEGYEADDLLGCLAKQAEAQNYYVDILSSDKDLFQLITDKTNILIPRQGDSADIFDKTALLNKWEVSPEQVPDLKGLMGDPSDNLKGIPGVGGKTAIKLIKEYQTIENIYQNIDNIKGNLKNNLISHQDEALLCKKVATILCDLDLGDFAFSKLEVNKEKLLDFYLKYNMNSYVTKLYNNNEPVKQSLEVKVITEWNEQWNEDGTTVFLELFDENYHLSELIGFGIVNSHGIFYFDYTSAKFDTSFHAFLANENYQKFTYNAKSLIVGLGRDNITINNISYDMMLAGYIYNSNTRNTLDNYINLFAKKQILSDELFYGKGVKKTIPTDLNKLSYFIGEKANYIHMLREKIVTLLTNNNQYQLYYDIELPTTFALARMERAGVKVDQQELSKQTVRIEQIVNDLNREINTIANKEVNPNSPKQLSELLYQDLQLKDYKKGSTAQEVLETIKLSHPIISKILDYRKYQKLYSTYLKGMEKYLFQDGKVHTIYKQTLTVTGRLSSVEPNMQNISIRDEIQKEVRKIFVVSSEDNILLSADYSQIELRILADMSKDDHMLAAFNAGEDIHTNTAMKIFNLKRAEITPAIRRSAKAVNFGIIYGISDFGLANDLNISVPQAKEIIQNYYQQFPTIKNFIDSQVEFCKNNGYVVTMFNRKRYVPEINDANYMQREFGKRIAMNMPIQGTAADIIKIALKNIDQELLRLKLKTKIIAQIHDELIFEIPKTELTQVKALVKDLMENSTKLSVKLTVDMAEGTSWYQLK; this is translated from the coding sequence ATGAATAAAATTTTACTAATTGATGGAAACTCATTAATCTTTCGCGCCTTTTATGCGACAGCATACAGCGGGGAAATGTTAAAAAGTTTAGATGGAACCCCAACGAATGCCGTTTATGCTTTTGCTAATATGTTAAATAAAATCTTAAAAGATAATAATTATTATAGTGTTGTTGTTGCTTTTGATAAAGGAAAAGTTAATTTTCGCCATGACTTAATTACTGATTATAAAGCAGGACGAAGTAAAGCCCCAGAAGAACTAGTGCAACAATTCCCAATTGTCAAAGAATTTTTGGATAGTTACCAAATCCCATACCTAGAAAAAGAAGGATATGAAGCGGATGACTTATTAGGTTGTTTAGCAAAACAAGCTGAAGCGCAAAACTATTATGTTGATATTTTATCAAGTGATAAAGATTTATTTCAATTAATTACCGATAAAACAAATATTTTAATCCCACGCCAAGGGGATAGTGCTGATATTTTTGATAAAACAGCGCTATTAAATAAATGAGAAGTTAGTCCCGAACAAGTTCCTGATTTAAAAGGTTTAATGGGCGATCCCTCAGATAATTTAAAAGGAATTCCGGGAGTTGGTGGGAAAACAGCGATTAAACTAATTAAGGAATATCAAACGATTGAAAATATTTATCAAAATATTGACAATATTAAGGGTAATTTAAAAAATAATTTAATTAGTCATCAAGATGAAGCGTTATTATGTAAAAAAGTAGCAACAATTTTATGTGATTTAGATTTAGGAGATTTTGCTTTTAGTAAACTAGAAGTTAACAAAGAAAAATTACTAGATTTTTATTTAAAATATAATATGAATTCCTATGTTACAAAACTTTACAATAATAATGAACCAGTCAAACAGAGTTTAGAAGTTAAAGTTATTACAGAATGAAATGAGCAATGAAATGAAGATGGGACAACTGTTTTTTTAGAATTGTTTGATGAAAATTATCATCTCTCAGAACTTATTGGGTTTGGGATTGTTAATTCTCATGGTATTTTCTATTTTGATTACACGAGTGCTAAATTTGATACAAGTTTTCACGCTTTTTTAGCAAACGAAAATTATCAAAAATTTACTTATAACGCCAAAAGCTTAATTGTTGGGTTAGGGCGTGATAACATTACCATTAATAATATTAGTTATGACATGATGTTAGCTGGTTATATTTATAATTCAAATACAAGAAATACTCTTGATAATTACATTAATTTATTTGCTAAAAAACAAATTTTATCTGATGAATTATTTTATGGTAAAGGGGTTAAAAAAACGATTCCAACAGATCTTAATAAATTAAGTTACTTTATTGGGGAGAAAGCTAATTACATTCACATGCTACGCGAAAAGATTGTTACATTATTAACAAATAATAATCAGTACCAGTTGTATTATGATATTGAATTGCCAACAACATTTGCTTTAGCACGAATGGAACGAGCAGGGGTGAAAGTTGACCAACAGGAGTTATCAAAACAAACTGTTCGAATTGAACAAATTGTTAATGATTTAAACCGCGAAATTAATACAATTGCCAATAAAGAAGTGAATCCTAATTCTCCTAAACAATTATCAGAATTATTGTATCAAGATTTACAATTAAAAGATTACAAGAAAGGGTCAACAGCCCAAGAAGTTTTAGAAACAATTAAGTTAAGTCACCCAATTATTAGTAAAATTTTGGATTATCGTAAATATCAAAAATTATATTCAACATATTTAAAAGGCATGGAAAAGTACCTTTTCCAAGATGGGAAAGTTCATACAATTTATAAACAAACTTTAACAGTAACAGGACGATTATCCTCAGTTGAACCTAATATGCAAAATATTAGTATTCGCGATGAAATTCAAAAAGAAGTTCGTAAAATTTTTGTTGTCTCATCGGAAGATAATATTTTATTATCAGCAGATTATTCACAAATTGAATTACGAATTTTAGCTGATATGTCAAAAGATGACCATATGTTAGCAGCTTTTAATGCTGGTGAAGATATTCATACTAATACGGCGATGAAAATTTTCAATTTAAAAAGAGCGGAAATTACCCCAGCAATTCGTCGAAGTGCAAAAGCAGTTAATTTTGGAATTATTTATGGGATTAGTGATTTTGGACTAGCAAATGATTTAAATATTTCTGTCCCGCAAGCAAAAGAAATTATTCAAAATTATTATCAACAATTCCCGACAATTAAAAATTTTATTGATAGCCAAGTTGAGTTTTGTAAGAATAATGGTTATGTTGTTACAATGTTTAACCGTAAACGCTATGTTCCAGAAATTAATGATGCTAATTATATGCAACGTGAATTTGGCAAACGGATTGCAATGAATATGCCAATTCAGGGAACAGCGGCTGATATTATTAAAATTGCTTTAAAAAATATTGATCAAGAATTACTACGTTTAAAGTTAAAAACAAAAATTATTGCTCAAATTCACGATGAACTAATTTTTGAAATCCCAAAAACAGAATTAACACAAGTAAAAGCTTTGGTGAAAGATTTAATGGAAAATTCAACAAAACTAAGTGTTAAATTAACTGTTGACATGGCAGAAGGAACATCTTGATATCAATTAAAATAA
- a CDS encoding cation-translocating P-type ATPase produces the protein MWFNRENEELVKELSTNLDKGLSKQTAQERLTQNGKNELPKPKNKPWIVLILLALLDPLSIILIVAGISSVVIEKVISNEVHLIDFLVIISIVFLNAIIQTIQQVKARKSLAALEQMTVPKAVVIRDGEVFEIPTSELVTGDVVILEAGKYVPADLRIIQASNLQIDESALTGESVPVEKHAKIITENKLVLAEQHNMAFMSTFVTNGRAVGVVVANAVNSEIGKIAAGLAGAKQEKTPLQLRLAKLTKFVSIFALFLAVGVFLFFFFTDRPNWPVNLMTSVTIAIAVIPESLIVIVTVILSLSTKRMSKINVIVKKLDAVETLGSVNVICSDKTGTLTQNKMTVKKIIFNNITIDSEGYKYNNSLHDEHFINSLTLCNDAINEKNEKIGDPTEIALVDFTRRYTIKESEWRKKHKRISEIPFDSERKLMSTINVIGNSENVYTKGAIDELLKKCTKIYQNDKVVPLTAEIKTELLHAAKNLSLDALRVLAFAYKKFDGNKDNLEKDLIFLGAVGMIDPPRPEAITAIAAAHQAGIRVMMITGDHKDTALAIAKQLNLASSSANVISGAEIDELNDEELKNKFNDISIFARVNPEHKTRIVNCLQALNYVVSMTGDGVNDAPSLSKADIGVAMGITGTDVSKQAANIILQDDNFSTILKGVEEGRNVYQKIKRAIAFVISANIANVLAFLIISLTAGIKPFDSVNILWFNLIIETLLAVPIGFDSNDNRLMLDKPRNKKESFFTNSWITILFVALTTTLTVVGTFFIGREVFQDLDSAKMATILVMTCTPAIYVFALQLPNYRIKAHHKWGKVNYYLLGASLIALALNFMIIYTPGVNQIFLLSPSGEQYITVPTVSWQMTLVAMAMMTGPLLMLLAYDQIRKAIGR, from the coding sequence ATGTGATTTAATCGAGAAAACGAAGAATTAGTAAAAGAATTATCAACTAATTTAGATAAAGGATTATCAAAACAAACCGCTCAAGAAAGATTAACGCAAAATGGGAAGAATGAGTTACCAAAACCAAAAAATAAACCATGAATTGTTTTAATTTTATTAGCCTTATTAGACCCCCTTTCAATAATTCTAATTGTCGCAGGAATTAGCTCAGTTGTAATTGAAAAAGTAATCTCAAATGAAGTACATTTAATTGACTTTTTGGTTATTATTTCAATTGTTTTTTTAAATGCAATTATTCAAACAATTCAACAAGTTAAAGCGCGTAAATCATTAGCAGCTTTAGAACAAATGACAGTTCCAAAAGCAGTTGTTATTCGTGATGGAGAAGTTTTTGAAATTCCCACAAGTGAATTAGTAACCGGAGATGTTGTTATTTTAGAAGCCGGGAAATATGTTCCTGCTGATTTGCGGATTATTCAGGCCAGCAATTTACAAATTGATGAATCAGCTTTAACAGGGGAATCAGTTCCAGTTGAAAAGCATGCCAAAATTATTACTGAAAATAAATTGGTTTTAGCAGAACAACATAATATGGCTTTTATGTCAACATTTGTTACGAATGGCCGTGCGGTTGGAGTTGTTGTTGCTAATGCTGTTAATAGTGAAATTGGAAAAATTGCGGCTGGTTTAGCTGGGGCTAAACAAGAAAAAACACCATTACAATTAAGATTAGCAAAGTTAACAAAGTTTGTTAGTATCTTTGCCCTATTTTTAGCAGTTGGTGTCTTTCTCTTTTTCTTCTTTACCGATCGTCCAAATTGACCAGTTAATTTAATGACTTCAGTTACAATTGCGATTGCTGTTATTCCAGAATCATTAATTGTGATTGTAACGGTAATTCTATCATTATCAACAAAGCGCATGTCAAAAATTAATGTTATTGTTAAAAAATTAGATGCTGTTGAGACTTTAGGTTCAGTTAATGTTATTTGTTCAGATAAAACAGGAACTTTAACGCAAAATAAAATGACTGTTAAAAAAATCATTTTTAATAATATTACAATTGATAGTGAAGGATATAAATATAATAATTCATTACATGATGAACATTTTATTAATAGTTTAACGTTATGTAATGATGCTATTAATGAAAAAAATGAAAAAATTGGGGACCCAACAGAAATTGCATTAGTTGATTTTACTCGCCGTTATACAATTAAGGAAAGCGAATGACGGAAAAAACATAAAAGAATTAGTGAAATTCCGTTTGATTCCGAACGAAAATTAATGTCAACAATTAATGTGATTGGTAATAGTGAAAATGTTTACACCAAAGGGGCAATTGATGAGTTACTAAAAAAATGTACAAAAATTTATCAAAATGACAAAGTAGTTCCTTTAACAGCGGAAATTAAAACAGAATTATTGCATGCTGCAAAAAATTTGTCATTAGATGCTTTAAGGGTTCTAGCTTTTGCGTATAAAAAATTCGATGGTAATAAAGATAATTTAGAAAAAGATTTAATTTTTTTAGGTGCTGTTGGAATGATTGACCCCCCACGCCCAGAAGCAATTACTGCGATTGCTGCTGCCCATCAAGCAGGAATTCGTGTCATGATGATTACTGGGGACCATAAAGATACTGCCTTAGCAATTGCCAAACAATTAAATTTAGCTAGTTCTAGTGCAAATGTTATTTCCGGAGCAGAAATTGATGAATTAAATGATGAGGAATTAAAAAATAAATTTAATGATATTAGTATTTTTGCTCGTGTTAATCCTGAACATAAAACACGGATTGTTAATTGTTTACAAGCTTTAAATTATGTTGTGTCAATGACTGGTGATGGGGTTAATGATGCACCAAGTTTAAGTAAAGCTGATATTGGTGTGGCGATGGGAATTACTGGGACAGATGTTTCAAAACAAGCTGCTAATATTATTTTACAAGATGATAATTTTTCAACAATTTTAAAAGGAGTTGAAGAAGGTCGGAATGTTTATCAAAAAATTAAACGCGCAATAGCTTTTGTTATTTCAGCGAACATTGCTAATGTTCTAGCTTTTTTAATTATTTCATTAACAGCTGGAATAAAACCGTTTGATTCAGTTAATATTTTATGATTTAACTTAATTATTGAAACACTTTTAGCAGTTCCAATTGGTTTTGATAGTAATGACAATCGTTTGATGCTTGATAAACCACGTAATAAGAAAGAATCATTTTTTACAAATAGTTGAATAACAATTTTATTTGTAGCTCTAACAACAACTTTAACAGTTGTTGGAACATTCTTTATTGGTCGGGAAGTCTTCCAAGATTTAGATAGTGCTAAAATGGCAACAATCTTAGTGATGACTTGTACACCAGCCATTTATGTTTTTGCTTTACAATTACCAAACTATCGAATTAAAGCTCATCATAAATGAGGGAAAGTTAACTACTATTTATTAGGAGCATCGCTAATTGCCTTAGCATTAAACTTTATGATTATTTACACTCCAGGAGTTAATCAAATTTTCTTATTATCGCCATCAGGAGAACAATATATTACTGTTCCAACAGTCTCATGACAAATGACTTTAGTGGCAATGGCAATGATGACAGGACCACTATTAATGCTTTTAGCTTATGATCAAATTCGTAAGGCAATTGGGCGATAA